The Amblyomma americanum isolate KBUSLIRL-KWMA chromosome 2, ASM5285725v1, whole genome shotgun sequence genome contains the following window.
gtgaaaagcgttccctattggtttacTATGGGagttttaactgttcgatgcaatcgatggaaacactttaaaagaaagattttgctacttaCAGAAAACTTAACCACTACCCTCAATATTGCCGTAAAAGAATCTTACAATTCTCTAGTTTTCAAACTTTTCGCCCAAAATTGTTGGGCATGTTCGCACTGCAGATTTCCACGGCACGTTCTCATTGCAGCGGTCCTGTGGAAACGGTCTGAACACCGGATCTTTTACTTTTGCCCATGAAATGTTTGCAGCCACTAAGGCTTCACATAAAGTAACCTAGAAAGCATTCTTCTTATCGTACTTAAAGACTTCTGTTAAGAACGATTGCCTCGAGGTTGAGGGCTTCCGGCGTCGGACGCTTGCCTGATGCCGTGCAGTTTCTCGTGCTGCTCCAGATCCGTTTGCGTCCAGAAAACAGATTTTGAAAGCAAAAGCGCACTGTATTTCAGAGTTCTTTTATGCAAAAGAGGGCATATTTAGGTACCAACGTCGGAAATAGGCATGTACAGGCACTAACGACAAAAATTGCCATTTAGACACTGCAGGAACAGTTTTACATGTATTGTAGGTGCCTAATTTGTGGCAATATATAAAAATGGTGTGGCTACGATGCGTTGAAAAACAAAGGCATTTACCTAAATTCGATCTCTAATCATGAGTCCAGCTCTGCACTCACCTGCGAAGTAATAAGAAAAGTTGGCGTAATTTTGCTGACCCTGTTCGTCGTAAAGTCTAGATACGAAAGCAGGTCTCAAAAAGTCAAACCCAGATTTTCTAGCATTGGCTGCACGCCTTGACCGTAAAGTTGCCTGTAATCAGAAAGGTGCGATTACCACTCGGAGTGCCCACAGCATCACACAGTGTAGTTTCAGCTTTTGCGCGGTGAATTGCGACTTCACTGCGACCAAGTTTCTCGCCTGCACAGCAAATTGCCAGACATTGCGGTCCCAGCGAAATTACGACTAATGAATTCCCAACTTGTACTAGCGAGCTCCCAATGCAACCATTGCGCTTATTACTGTATACATTCCAACGAAACCGGGTTATCAACAATATGACCAGTAAAAATCAGTGTCAGAAGCAGACCTTTTTTGCTTTCTGGAAAGCACTTGAAGAGAAAAGTCTTCCCATAGAGCTTCCTTTCTTTGCCCACTTTTTCGCGGTATTGATGATGAATGTTTGCCAAAAAGCCCTATTTTTCGAGTTAAagtgaaaacatttcattcagcAATCTTCAGCCGCACTCATCAGCATTATCGAACACTTTGCAAAGCCAGCTCTGGATTGTGTCCTGTAGGAAATATTGCATTAAATTAACGTCCAATTCGCACACAGGAACTAGTTACTTCTAGCCAGTCAAACACTGCAAACTGTATTAATTGAATCGTACGCCCGGTGCGCCGTTTCTACTGACAACGAttcaaagaagaagaaaaaaatcctaAACGCAGTACTTAATCCCCGCCTTCGGACTAATTAACTCTTCATTCACAAGgttagaaacttgggcgagtcggtaacggttatccatggtatgtgagtgtagcgcaaaacgggacaagggacaaagaaagacgcacacaacgcAGGCGCTTCATACTGAACGCACTTGGCAGTGGGTCCGTGTGTACAATGTCCTTTATTGTACACTATACTAATAAAGGGTAATTTTCATCGTTATCGGTAAGCGGCACATGTGGCAAACGCTGAGGTGCTCGGCGCAATCTGCGCAAGACCTGTGGCCGCACAGGAAGGCCACGTTCCGCTGTCCTTCCATGCAGATGGCGCACTGTACGGCATCCTGCAGCTCTCGCAGCTTCGTCACAAGTTCGTCACGAGCATCATGGTCTCCGGCAGTGCTGTCTTTTGGTTTTCGTTCTGCGAgaatgccacaaaaaaaaacacggtagattttttttttgtaagtctGCAAAGAAAGCAACGGAAGATTGGGTCTGTCTTGTAAGCTGTACTTTGTCGACAGCAGTCACTGCGAAGAATCTGCTAGAGATTGCATGTGGCAGAAAACGGGCATAGGCTCGCTGAAGTCGGAGCTCCGGCTAGTTGCTTCTGGatgactttgaaaaaaaaaaatcagaaaatatAATAGCACAAGGGTTACAAGCGATAAGACACAGCACAGTCGAATATAAGTCCAGCGGTTGTGTATTGTGATTTTTTCCCGTTGTATTATCGTAAGCGTTGATTCTGCTTTTAAGATCGGCAGATAATGAACGTAAAAAGTTCCTGCCACATCTCAGTCTTCTGGCTGTCTTTTCTCAGACATTGTCATTCGCATTCCTTCGGTTTGTGTCTTTCTCTCTCACAGGCGACACATTTCCTACAGCCATATGACTAAACAGAACAGCAAGCCAAGAAAGAAGCATGCGTTGATGGTGATCTTGTTCAAAAACAAAATTTATCATATGAACAACTCCAGCAAAAAAGTATTCGTAGGTGACAAGAACACATCAGCCATATAGGACATCACAGTGCGACAGCTGCCACAGATGACTGTCCTGCTGGAGTCTTTCCATTATGTCTCTAACATTTTTTTGTGCTCAAGCAGAAACTGCAGCAGGCGCCCGCGATCTAGAGACCATATTCTCAAACATTCTCAAACATGTGGACCACATAGCTTCCAAGTTAGGAAACATGGTAGGTATTTTTCATCGCGATAGAGACTACCTTCCTCAGAAAATAGCATTAATCCTATACAATTCTCTGTTCATGTCGCACATAAATTATTGCATTCTTGTATGGGGTACTACCACACTAAGCAACAAGTTAAAACTGTCCCGGCTCCAAAATAAGGCAATCCGTGTTATGACCCGGTCTGCCTATGATCATCCGATTGCACCCTTGCTCCATAACCTGAATTTTGCTAAGCGTTAATGATACACATAGATACCAGCTTTGTAAATGTTTGATTCGTGGCAAACTACAGCACAATAATTATCTTATTAACCTTGGTGAGTTGGAAATCAAAGAGCCATCGGGTTATAATACGCGAAATCTCTTATACTGGAAAGTAGAGCATTATCGAACTAATTATGCAACACAATCTCTAAAATATCAGATACCAACTCTTCTCaacaattttcttcaagaaaatatAGACATTCTTAACATTCACCTCAACCATTTAAAACAACTTTTTATTCCTTCATGATAATTCACGACACTATTTTTGCAATGTCCTTATTAGTTTTATATCTTAAGCAATGTGCAGCTGTACCATACTTTTGTGTCCTTATCGCTATTTTTAATGCTCAGCGAGTAAGAACCTAAccgttttttcctttgttttgctatgtcaaatgatgtgctagacatttttatgtgccttcattgcttcacGTCATAATATGCTGTGCTACTCGTGCTCCTTCCATACCCATAATTTCTTCATTGTGTACATTGTCGACTTGGcctatcactgcattttgtgtttgctcctaaccgaaatttgtttttcttttgcgcagataCTTGAATCTATTGTACATTTGTAACTATTGTCTTAATTATTCTTTGTTACTAGTTTCTGATCGGTGTTCGGTCTGTGTTCACTACTGTTTTGCCTTTGAGGGGAtaaggccttagtcaagctgcgtacgcagctttttgccttatcTCCTCCATTATATGTAATGAAAGACCAATACATTGAGATTGAGGTGTTGTACGCCTGCGGTCCACAACTAAAACAGTGACATGAGCACGCATGTTAAAACCTGTCAAACATTCAGTATGCTTTCACACTTAAGTTATCGCTTTGCTGGCTCAAGATATACCTTACACTCTGGTGCCAGCAAAATAAATGACAAAGTACAGACATGGCCATACAAGAACTGGAAGTTCTGGACAGACGTCTCTTTAGTTCTCATATCGCAAATAGTTATTGCTAGGCGTCCTCACATTGATGATATGCAAAGGGGTTTCTAAGAGCCCTGGCAAATAAACAAACTTTTGGAACACTCTCCATTTCTATATCACAAGAATACACCCAACTCTTTGTGTGTTTTTGTCGACAAAGAAGGCACCTGTAATCGAACAGATAAGCATATTTTTTTCAGTGAAAGTTTGGACTCACGTCACGTGAAAAAAATAAGAAACGCTATCATCAATCTAGCAATTTCTCACCCAGTTCTTTCATCCTCCGGTCTTCACACGCATTCTTCTCTGCCATAGAATCAGCCCTGGAATGCGTATTTTTGGAAACCTCTCTCCGCAGTACACGTACCCTGAAACGATACACGAATTAAAATAGCAGGTTTCTCAAAGCCcaagacttcttttttttttaggtgcaaCACTCAGAAAATTCTCAGGCGAAGTGCTCGAAACAATATATTATGTTGCGCACAACCTTTCAGCTTGCACAGATAAGCCATTGCACAAACTTTTCGCAACGTAACCTATTTCCGCTCTTCACATTACAGTGCAAGCAGGTCTTGAGGCAGCTGACAAAAAACCTTGGGCACAATACTGTTCCTCCCTAATTCAACACGTTCATGAAGTGCTATAGAAACTCAGAGCCTTGGCAGTAATATCTTGATTAGAGCGCCGGGCCGGGCATGGCAAAGAATTTATTCCTCATTGTCTTTGTGGCTGCGTGGCTTCAGAATGGTTCTCGCCCGTGGTTTCCGCAGCTATATCATCCCGCAGTTGAGATCAGCGCGTTCCAAGTATTCTTGTCATGGCTACCACGACTCCTGCTTTCTGTACGACAGCATAGTTGAAAGCAGAACGCAGTCGTCGCTATTTTGCTCTTCTTTGGTCCCAAATGTTGGCTCTCGGATGTTTTATGCCGGTGCAGTAATAAAAGCTGGCTAGTGATTCCGCACCGTACCTCCGCATATGAATCTTCAAAAACGAGTCTATAAAGACCCTCACCCCTCAGCGCTGGGCTCGTCGAATCGCAGAAAGGCGTGGTCCTGGTCGTGCTCGTCGCTCATGTAGCACGCGGAGCAGAGGTCGTAGTCGAGACACACCGCGCACTTCCAGCGCCTGCCCACGATGCCACGCTGGTGGCATCTATCGCAGTTGATTCCGTCGAACTTCACGGCTGCAGGGCAGGAATTTAACGATTGAGTCCACTGAGTAAATTTTACAGTTATAAAAAACTGAGATAGAATAAATTTtatagatgttttaatgtttttttcagctgctttttaTTAAACAACGAAGGCGCCAACGTTGAAAGAACATGTGAAAGGAACAGTGTATTGCCACAGATGAGTACCAGATATCGGCGTATGATTGTCGATTTTTTCCTACGATGACAACAGCAAGGGGCAGAACTCTTAGCTTCCACAGGAATATATATTTTAAATTGGCAAAGAATGCCAGGCAAGACCCGACGGTTGACCAGGCTGGGTTGAAATTTCGCGGCTCTCCAAATAATCTGCAAAGTCGTCTGTAGTTTGTATACCGCACTTTATGAATGGGACTGAGCGCCATACATACCTTTAATGTTGCGAAGAAGTTGGCGAGACTACTAGGCGAAGGATAAAAAAAGAACAAGCCTGGGACATGTTCACCAGGGCTACCGAACGTCTTCAATGTCTCTTCCTTATGTCTCGTCTAGCGAGCGGGCTGGGAAatattattttcatttcttttttatttgcccACTCTACTCTTTGTCTCGTCTGGTATTCGCGCTAACTTCTTCACAACAAGCAACGCGCACTAGCCCAGCAGCATGCTCTCCTGAGCATTGCATTCATAATATATTTGCTGGAAAAAACTCCACATGTCCTAAATTTTTCTCTTGAATATTATCACCGATGCTTGCACGGTTTAACCATGCTTCCTTATCATCTCTTCTCATGTTCCAAGAAAGAAAGGCTGCCGCTATGCTGCCAGTGGCGCTGCTATCTGTAGTGCTGCTGCTTGCATTTGTAATACATATTACCAGATTTTATATTAATAGTATTTTCAAAAGCAGCATAGTGTTCCCAATTCTAGTTTTAACGAAATGTATATGTATAGGTGATGTCAGGTTTCCTGCTGCCACTGCACGTCGCCTAGGCGGCTGCAAGTCGTCTAGGCGGTTGGTAGTGGGAAAAAGTGCAGCTAAGCCAACCCTATAACGGCTGGTCACAGACAGTGGAGCCCATTTCGCTGGCGTTTCCAGACTGGGGCAACCAAACAGgtggttaaagggacactgaggagaaattgaagttggcttgtatcgatagaatagcagttcctgatcacaaaaacgccactcttactgaaaacaaagctcttgtaatgtagaaaatagcaagaaccaaaatagaggtgtcgccgccacaggccaatctcgcaagtacaagcgtgatgacttcctaggaccagaggcgccaccttggaggaattttccttacttcatgcaagccacgaatctctgaggctggcaaaggaaggttgcgcactgcaccgctagccgtcagaaatcacggagtctgcgtttacgtcacgtgtcacgtcactccgttctgagacgtcataagagttgccgtggcgtcataagagttccctgagtttgaatcagagcggcgggaaaaactttttcatcttcgaatccaaatttctttaaaataaatgcatctttcgcgcccggacaagcggcaacaaagccatgaaatgccgaactatcagattttgctaacaaaaaaaatgatagagttctcctcagtgtccctttaagagaccTTCCTATCCATCAGGCTACCACCGCGTTCTCAGCGGCAGAGATTCTGCCCCGGCACCTTGCTCATTATAGGCGGGTGTACGCATTCCCGGTATACCGTCACTTCTGTAGACAAAAGCACACTAGACACAAAGACGCGACTGAAAATTGCCAGTGTCGTGAAACATGTGGATCGCGTTGATTCTACTTCAAGCTAGATTTTGTGCTTACCGCTTGCGTAGTATTTTGCAGCCGCCCACCATATTATCATAAACATTTCCTTTGAGTAGCCCAATTCCAGAATTCACAAAACAGCAAAGAAAAGGTGCTACGCCAGTGAGAAGTGTGGGAATTTTGTGACTCTCTGTAGTGCTAAGACCCTtcacgaaggtttttttttttgctctttgcaTGTTGCATCAGTGTAAAAGTAAATATAATCCATAGGACGTATGCCTTAAAGCGTTAGCCATAAGGACCATATTTTTATCTGATATTATAGCAACCAGAAATCATGCCTCACCCGGTTCCTTCCCATTAAAACTGCACCACAGATATACAAGATGCCAAATCGAGGCGGCCACAAAAAGTCGTTATCGGTGCTACTAAGTATCAACCATCTGCACGTACAGCGAACGCATGAAGGACTGCACGGCAGAAACTATGCATGCTTACTTGATAAACCCTGTGACGATAACGAATTAAGCAAAAGGAGCAATCCAAAATCATTATCGCCACACCAGGGTTTGTTTCTCACCTTTTTGAAGGACTGCTCTGCCGTCCGTCGTGATTAATTCGTTTCTCGGTGAAACTCTTAACCTGAAATGCAGGATCCGGACAAGTAACACATAAAATTGATTTATCGGTTCGAATCGTTATGGTTATCGCAGGAGAACAAAATGACTGAAACAGGAGTTTGATTCTCTCCTTAAAGGTGTCAAAGCAAGCGGCCCACAGAGTGATCAGGAGCATTTGCTGTTAAGCGCctgcggcgatgacaatccggcttcGCTACTTCACAGAAACATCTCCTATTGTAGCGATTATATAATCGTTCTCGCAAATTCTCGTTTAGAGAATGCAAGAATGCTATCTTGAATTGATTATAATCCACTTATTTGCATAGCATATCGAATGAATTTGCCAGTAATAATCTCAAAGAGATGTCGGTATATAACTCAAATTTCAGCTGCCATCTCTGAACACAAAAATGCACGCAAGAAACTAGTCGCAATGGTCTGATCTAGCGAAGTGCCGGTAGACACGAATAAGGCGGTACCACAAACGTCTGCAACAATAAAGAGCGGATCTCACCCTTCCCTGCCGGGCGAGTCGAAGCGCCAGAAGACGTGGTCGAGGCTGTGCGCGTTGGCCACATAGCAGGAGGTGCACAGGTCGTAGTCAATGCACTGGTCGCACTTCCAGCGTGCTCCGACAATGCCCCGTTTGTCACAGCCGTTGCAATTGATCCCAGAGAAAATAACATCTGTCGGTTAGAGAGGTGAACGAGTCACGACCGAAGGCCCCCATATGCTGTTACGCACATCAAGCAAGGAAACGCACGTCCACTAGCAAAGTATAACCGACGGATACTAAAGAGTCGCTCATCGGCGCAGCACTAAATTCATAACGCATAGCTCTGCACAGCACTGCCTCTTTTCGGGACTACAACGGGCTTCCTTCTCCCGGTTCCTGATCCGGTTCCTGGTTCGTCATGCCATGAGAACCAGTAAATAGGTTAATGAAGTTCCCTTGTGCGAAACTTCGTTACGAACTCGCTCGGTCCCTCCCTTTCTGACTGACTCAAGGGTTAGGCGTGTATACTTCTAGGCTTTTCTGGTTTAGAGTCCTTTTATTAGGCAACCCACAGTATCAGCTAGTCACATGCTAGTCTTTGCAGTCACGAACGGACAGTCATCATGCTATGAAGCTGACTAGACTATTTGATTCGTATCATTAAGTCGGAGCCTTTTATACGTGCAGTAACAACAAATCCTCAAGAACTCTTGCTTTCATCACTATTTAAAAGCTTCTAATTCAAAGTCACTTTATTTCAATCGAAAGAAACAGAGGAGGCTCGAACAAAAAATGAAGCCAGTTCAGTTGATTGTGTTCGAGCCCCCTTTTTTCATGGCATACAGTAATGACAGGTAAGTATTTCAATAAAACATACACACTTGGATTTAACAGTATACGGCGAACAGTGTACACCACAGCACTAGAGAATGGTACAAAGCAGTGAAACAATACAAAATAACTCCTAAAATTACTCATGCACAATAAATTTCTCTATTAAGTGCActaaatgtaaagtagagaacgaaGAACTATTTCTTAATAACTATACAAAGTATGTACACATAGTGGTAAGGGCAATCGGACAACATACCGAGTCTCTATACCTTTCGCTGGCGAGGAAAACCACCATTTTTGCATTCCTACCCGCTTTGCAGCTTGTCTGCCTGTTAAGAGCTATACACCGCGGCACGCAACCAGCCCAACAAAACGTGTCCCTCAGATATCATTTCCGATTTGCATAGAGTCTTACCTTTAAACTGGACGTTCTCGACTGGTAGGCTGCCGGATCCTTTTCTAGAGGCAACCATGTCACTAGAATTGATCAAGATGtaaagttgaaaattttttcttCTCGCATAGTTTTTGTTCACGTCTTGCTGTCAGCTACGCGATCAGCAAATAAATCAAAGTGAATGAATTAGCAAGACAAAGAGTCGGCAGCGACTCTATCCTGAGCGTTCACAttcttagggccgttgtacgatcgtttcggagcgccttccgcctcgtccgcttcgcgagcggtccgccagttttcggccgccaggcggaggtgaggcggaaaggtgttgtacgatcactttggcgcttgcgagcgaggcggatggtcccagcatgccgattggcgcgcccggcatatccgtctgtccaatagccttctccggctgatggcaacctagccggcgcaagcgcaccgccagcatcgctccacgcgccgaaacgggctcccgcatcccaagggtcagatcggtatgcgcccgactaccttttccttgcctcctttcctgcccccctctccaaaccacgatatccctgcacactgctctcccccccccccttccctacctacttcccgtacgagcgcccgccccccccaaataataacctcttttcgtggtcacgtggcacttttttccgttcctcggtGACCTGCACataggcctagtaggctgcgcttcggcatcgccatggtgtgcgtgttcaagctcgaaataaacacttcgtgacaccgccattgcattgcacaggtcttgcgtcggtttgcagagccgcagcaggaattacaaacgcttgcaaagaccactcgaaataaacacttcgtgacaccgccactgcacaggtcttgcatcggtttgaagaggcgctctgtcaactccgtcagcgtagatgattacagaattcaactagtggaactatcgctcgccactgctgaacgcggcgaagtttgcagtcgctctgaacactggtaatatcaagatgtgtccaatataatacgcttcgcgacatcgctgccagtgcccaggccgcgctccccagttcagtcgacggatggccatcttgccccggcagggcagaaccgaggaggagggcggaggggctcgagacgtcactgacgtcacgggaaaagcagccaatagctgcaatccggtccccggccggatgcgctcgtccgccagaaagttgaagttgaccaactttccatcc
Protein-coding sequences here:
- the LOC144121047 gene encoding uncharacterized protein LOC144121047 isoform X2, yielding MDGPETRTIKFRHVRCNKCGEVPINGARWKCDVCHGYDLCTTCYLSGKHNPEHCFVRYDAPDSAGITVNSKQGSQKKQREDVVAGATAEGDIARGAIFRTIYCDSCGQREILGTRWKCAACFSYDLCTACYRGGMHNIDHVFLRIDVPGGAAVKVPPRRRAVKAEGVRFQGIYCDTCEQCPIIGTRWKCALCVEYDLCTTCYLRGMHNLDHVFLRVEVPGGTADMVASRKGSGSLPVENVQFKDVIFSGINCNGCDKRGIVGARWKCDQCIDYDLCTSCYVANAHSLDHVFWRFDSPGREGLRVSPRNELITTDGRAVLQKAVKFDGINCDRCHQRGIVGRRWKCAVCLDYDLCSACYMSDEHDQDHAFLRFDEPSAEGVRVLRREVSKNTHSRADSMAEKNACEDRRMKELERKPKDSTAGDHDARDELVTKLRELQDAVQCAICMEGQRNVAFLCGHRSCADCAEHLSVCHMCRLPITMKITLY
- the LOC144121047 gene encoding uncharacterized protein LOC144121047 isoform X3; translation: MTLRIVQESRSIQSKDRRKNNAKTLSQGPLLRATSQEVRFSELFTVTPVASVKFWERAGNVQRASAMISALPATGEGCTTSTMSSCASTCPVEQRVRFQGIYCDTCEQCPIIGTRWKCALCVEYDLCTTCYLRGMHNLDHVFLRVEVPGGTADMVASRKGSGSLPVENVQFKATDVIFSGINCNGCDKRGIVGARWKCDQCIDYDLCTSCYVANAHSLDHVFWRFDSPGREGLRVSPRNELITTDGRAVLQKAVKFDGINCDRCHQRGIVGRRWKCAVCLDYDLCSACYMSDEHDQDHAFLRFDEPSAEGVRVLRREVSKNTHSRADSMAEKNACEDRRMKELERKPKDSTAGDHDARDELVTKLRELQDAVQCAICMEGQRNVAFLCGHRSCADCAEHLSVCHMCRLPITMKITLY
- the LOC144121047 gene encoding uncharacterized protein LOC144121047 isoform X1, with amino-acid sequence MDGPETRTIKFRHVRCNKCGEVPINGARWKCDVCHGYDLCTTCYLSGKHNPEHCFVRYDAPDSAGITVNSKQGSQKKQREDVVAGATAEGDIARGAIFRTIYCDSCGQREILGTRWKCAACFSYDLCTACYRGGMHNIDHVFLRIDVPGGAAVKVPPRRRAVKAEGVRFQGIYCDTCEQCPIIGTRWKCALCVEYDLCTTCYLRGMHNLDHVFLRVEVPGGTADMVASRKGSGSLPVENVQFKATDVIFSGINCNGCDKRGIVGARWKCDQCIDYDLCTSCYVANAHSLDHVFWRFDSPGREGLRVSPRNELITTDGRAVLQKAVKFDGINCDRCHQRGIVGRRWKCAVCLDYDLCSACYMSDEHDQDHAFLRFDEPSAEGVRVLRREVSKNTHSRADSMAEKNACEDRRMKELERKPKDSTAGDHDARDELVTKLRELQDAVQCAICMEGQRNVAFLCGHRSCADCAEHLSVCHMCRLPITMKITLY